In the Adlercreutzia equolifaciens DSM 19450 genome, one interval contains:
- the folP gene encoding dihydropteroate synthase: MIWHCGQYDFDTSTPIIMGILNVTPDSFSDGGAYLDPKAAVAHGLEMVRAGAAIVDVGGESTRPGATPVTPDEEWDRIGEVVAALVEAGVCVSVDTRHAEVAVRALHAGASIVNDVSGFRDPAMREAVRRCGCGCVVMHMKGEPATMQDNPVYQDVVAEVRDYLRDAAAALEAAGIDRSRICVDPGPGFGKTPKQTIELMRNLHEIVHLGYPVMVAVSRKRFVGEAYHVEELHDRDVASAAEALLACELGASVVRTHNVEMTAAALKDLRPAVLLGLGSNVALVAEPGEETEAKIAQLNLAVGQLCSLPDTQIMDMSSFYESEPAYYEDQDAFVNAVVLLRSGLPPKELLGYLHGIENSLGRVRTIENGPRTLDIDILDYQMYVASDDELTLPHPHVTERDFVVKPLLEILPGWELADGTPVGRVPEAQRVGKARRI, from the coding sequence ATGATTTGGCATTGCGGACAATACGACTTCGACACCAGCACGCCCATCATCATGGGCATTTTGAACGTGACCCCCGATTCCTTCTCCGACGGCGGCGCTTATCTCGATCCGAAGGCGGCTGTGGCCCATGGTCTGGAAATGGTGCGCGCCGGTGCCGCCATTGTGGATGTGGGCGGCGAGTCGACGCGTCCGGGCGCCACGCCGGTCACGCCCGATGAGGAGTGGGATCGCATCGGCGAGGTCGTGGCGGCCCTGGTGGAGGCCGGCGTCTGCGTGTCGGTGGATACGCGCCATGCCGAGGTGGCCGTCCGCGCCCTGCATGCCGGCGCTTCCATCGTCAACGACGTGTCGGGTTTTCGCGATCCCGCCATGCGCGAGGCGGTGCGCCGCTGCGGCTGCGGCTGCGTGGTCATGCACATGAAGGGCGAGCCCGCTACCATGCAGGACAACCCCGTTTACCAGGACGTGGTGGCCGAAGTGCGCGATTACCTGCGCGATGCGGCCGCCGCTTTGGAGGCGGCCGGCATCGACCGCTCCCGCATCTGCGTCGATCCGGGCCCTGGCTTCGGCAAGACGCCCAAGCAAACCATCGAGCTCATGCGCAATCTCCACGAGATCGTGCACCTGGGCTATCCGGTCATGGTGGCGGTCTCGCGCAAGCGCTTCGTGGGCGAGGCCTACCATGTGGAAGAGCTTCACGACCGCGATGTGGCCTCGGCGGCTGAGGCGCTGCTCGCCTGCGAGCTGGGCGCCAGCGTGGTGCGTACCCATAACGTGGAGATGACGGCTGCGGCGTTGAAGGATCTGAGGCCGGCGGTGCTTCTGGGCCTGGGCTCCAATGTGGCGCTCGTGGCCGAGCCCGGCGAGGAGACCGAGGCCAAAATCGCTCAGCTGAACCTCGCCGTGGGTCAGTTGTGCAGCCTGCCCGACACCCAGATCATGGACATGTCGTCGTTCTACGAGAGCGAGCCGGCCTACTACGAGGATCAGGATGCCTTCGTGAACGCCGTGGTGCTTCTGCGCAGCGGCCTACCGCCGAAAGAGCTGCTCGGCTACTTGCACGGCATCGAGAACTCCCTCGGTCGCGTGCGCACTATCGAGAACGGCCCGCGCACGCTCGATATCGACATTCTCGACTATCAGATGTACGTCGCTTCCGACGACGAGCTCACGCTTCCGCACCCGCATGTGACGGAGCGCGATTTCGTTGTGAAGCCCCTGCTGGAAATTCTGCCTGGCTGGGAGTTGGCGGACGGAACCCCCGTGGGGCGCGTGCCCGAGGCGCAGCGCGTTGGGAAGGCAAGGAGGATCTAG
- the tilS gene encoding tRNA lysidine(34) synthetase TilS has translation MTDVLEKARTAIAAHDLAAPDAAVLLMVSGGSDSTALAYLGAALREAGDVGPVAMLHVNHQLRGDDADADERFVAALAEALDIPLFICSIDIAAEAERSRENVEAVARRERYLAANEALRSMCQHEGRPLSEARIFTAHTADDRIENFYMRSIVGTGPGGFRSMLYRNGPVVRPLLDVTRDELRDYLAAREAAGETVVRDGSGALWREDATNAHTDRFRAYVRHKIVPVAKEWNSALPEVLTRSMNLIADEDDMLCGMAEKLAEESAEWVAEDDTFGIDRSEGFRLLPAFGKAERPLQRRAVLRLLEAMLGPDARVEAASVEAVLAGFANGAPNSGYVANIQYDLAVSANKRGVLVEPMAYFRARRKRTSD, from the coding sequence ATGACTGACGTACTCGAAAAAGCTCGCACCGCCATCGCGGCCCATGACCTGGCAGCCCCCGATGCCGCCGTGCTGCTCATGGTGTCCGGCGGCTCGGACTCCACGGCGCTGGCGTATTTGGGTGCCGCCCTGCGCGAGGCGGGCGATGTGGGGCCGGTGGCCATGCTGCACGTGAACCACCAGCTGCGCGGCGACGACGCCGATGCCGACGAGCGCTTCGTGGCGGCTTTGGCCGAGGCGCTGGACATCCCGCTGTTCATCTGCTCCATCGACATCGCCGCCGAGGCCGAGCGCAGCCGCGAGAACGTGGAAGCCGTGGCCCGGCGCGAGCGCTATCTGGCTGCCAACGAGGCCCTGCGCTCGATGTGCCAGCACGAGGGACGGCCCCTTTCGGAGGCGCGCATCTTCACGGCTCACACCGCCGATGATCGCATCGAGAATTTCTACATGCGTTCCATCGTGGGCACCGGCCCCGGCGGTTTCCGCAGCATGCTCTACCGCAACGGACCGGTGGTGCGCCCGCTGCTCGACGTCACGCGCGACGAGCTGCGCGACTACCTTGCCGCCCGGGAGGCGGCGGGGGAGACGGTGGTTCGCGACGGGTCCGGGGCGCTCTGGCGCGAGGACGCCACCAACGCCCACACCGATCGCTTCCGCGCCTACGTACGCCACAAGATCGTGCCGGTGGCCAAGGAATGGAACAGCGCGCTGCCCGAGGTGCTGACCCGCTCGATGAACCTCATCGCCGACGAGGACGACATGCTGTGCGGTATGGCTGAGAAGCTGGCGGAAGAATCGGCGGAATGGGTGGCCGAGGACGACACCTTCGGCATCGACCGCTCCGAGGGCTTTCGGCTGCTGCCGGCTTTCGGGAAGGCGGAGCGCCCCCTGCAGCGCCGCGCGGTGCTGCGCCTTCTGGAGGCCATGCTCGGCCCGGATGCGCGGGTGGAGGCCGCTAGCGTGGAAGCTGTGCTCGCTGGCTTCGCGAACGGCGCGCCCAACAGCGGGTACGTGGCCAATATCCAGTATGATCTGGCCGTGAGCGCGAACAAGCGGGGCGTCCTCGTGGAGCCCATGGCCTATTTCCGAGCCCGCAGAAAACGCACGTCCGATTAA
- a CDS encoding cytochrome c3 family protein, translated as MSKAISRKKAALTIQVALALTLVAGFSVLGGCAPQAANLPDSGSEENAPQATGTGSGSEGEVGTSLAEWNPDMDCSVCHDTEQASLSDSTCTASNHANLSCTDCHSEVEGLATVHQETKKSKPGKINRLDYPVSEETCFGCHESKEALAERTADCTVLTDSKGTVVNPHAIPENEGHKKQAECADCHGMHTASDPSQYCLGCHHQNVYECYTCHD; from the coding sequence ATGAGCAAAGCAATTTCCCGCAAGAAGGCAGCGCTGACGATTCAAGTGGCGTTGGCGCTCACCCTGGTCGCGGGCTTCAGCGTTTTGGGTGGCTGTGCGCCGCAGGCGGCCAATCTGCCGGATAGCGGAAGCGAAGAGAATGCCCCGCAAGCTACCGGGACGGGTTCAGGATCGGAAGGCGAAGTTGGCACAAGCCTTGCCGAATGGAACCCCGACATGGATTGCTCGGTTTGCCACGATACGGAACAGGCTTCCCTATCCGACTCGACATGCACGGCTTCGAATCACGCCAACCTCTCCTGCACGGACTGCCATTCAGAAGTTGAGGGATTGGCCACGGTTCACCAGGAGACGAAGAAGTCGAAGCCAGGCAAGATCAATCGTCTCGACTACCCGGTGAGCGAAGAGACCTGCTTCGGATGCCACGAGAGCAAAGAGGCTCTGGCTGAGCGCACCGCCGATTGTACGGTGCTGACCGACAGCAAGGGAACGGTGGTGAATCCCCACGCGATTCCCGAGAACGAAGGTCATAAGAAACAGGCGGAATGCGCCGACTGCCACGGCATGCATACGGCTTCGGATCCCTCCCAGTATTGCCTTGGATGCCACCATCAGAACGTGTACGAATGCTATACCTGCCACGACTAG
- the ftsH gene encoding ATP-dependent zinc metalloprotease FtsH yields MADNNPKKPIPPASTQRTTMVMVIILLAVAFFVGSQFMRTGAMGTTVTDQLITSEFTQAVEQGRVKSVTYSAGDYTVSGTYFPAATAGSEAAAAFNGAFDSLNALMATEHGDDGKALGGVATTTLDPATLGKEHNYTSTYVGSDSLGELLAAHPDISYQVTLPSPFLEVLATLLPILIIGGLLMFFFYKMQQANNSQMSFGKNKAKKTLEERPDVTFADVAGVDEAVEEMQEIKDFLANPAKYQSMGAKIPRGCLLVGPPGTGKTLLARAVAGEAGVPFFSISGSDFVEMFVGVGASRVRDLFKDAKEASPAIIFIDEIDAVGRQRGTGLGGGHDEREQTLNQLLVEMDGFESNDSVVLIAATNRADVLDPALLRPGRFDRQIVVDTPDVKGRQRILEVHSKDKPIGSDVDLAKIAKITPGFTGADLANLMNESALLTARRGKKIITMREVSESMERVIAGPERKGRVMNEKTKHTIAYHESGHALVGHLLDHADPVHKISIISRGRALGYTLSIPDEDKVLNSLSEMKDELAVFMGGRVAEEIFCDDITTGASNDLERASKMARAIVTQYGMSPLGTQVFGQPNHEVFLGRDYGNTQDYSEETARRIDEEVAKIMKEAHDRAHAILSSHADQMDLMASVLLERETVEGEACEALLDNKWDEYLAREDDIIAAKEAEEAAARAKDAELLAAQGEGDGASDAPGAPGGSGAAPADPDAGETLADPNWRNEPVEPGDQDPNAPFRTPAEHADRADAPTQAEVNAEIDREDDMDSSADAPDPNKKD; encoded by the coding sequence ATGGCAGACAACAATCCCAAGAAACCAATCCCGCCGGCGTCGACCCAGCGCACCACGATGGTCATGGTCATCATCCTCTTGGCCGTGGCGTTTTTCGTGGGCAGCCAGTTCATGCGTACCGGCGCCATGGGCACCACCGTGACCGATCAGCTCATCACCTCCGAGTTCACCCAAGCGGTGGAGCAGGGCCGCGTGAAGTCGGTCACCTACTCCGCCGGCGACTACACGGTGTCGGGCACCTACTTCCCGGCGGCCACCGCCGGCTCCGAGGCCGCCGCCGCCTTCAACGGGGCCTTCGATTCCCTGAACGCCCTCATGGCGACCGAGCACGGCGATGACGGCAAGGCGCTCGGCGGCGTGGCCACCACGACGCTCGATCCGGCCACGCTGGGCAAAGAGCACAATTACACCTCCACCTACGTAGGCTCCGATTCGCTCGGCGAGCTTTTGGCGGCCCACCCCGACATCTCCTATCAGGTGACGTTGCCGAGTCCCTTCCTGGAGGTTCTGGCCACGCTTCTGCCCATTCTCATCATCGGCGGCCTTCTGATGTTCTTCTTCTACAAGATGCAGCAGGCCAACAATTCCCAGATGAGCTTTGGGAAGAACAAGGCGAAGAAGACTCTGGAGGAGCGCCCCGACGTGACGTTCGCCGATGTGGCCGGCGTCGATGAGGCCGTGGAGGAGATGCAGGAGATCAAGGACTTTCTGGCCAATCCCGCCAAGTACCAGTCCATGGGTGCGAAGATTCCGCGCGGCTGCCTGCTCGTGGGCCCTCCGGGCACCGGCAAGACCCTGCTCGCGCGCGCTGTGGCCGGCGAGGCGGGCGTGCCGTTCTTCAGCATCTCGGGCTCGGACTTCGTCGAGATGTTCGTGGGCGTGGGCGCGAGCCGCGTGCGCGATCTGTTCAAGGACGCGAAAGAGGCTTCCCCCGCCATCATCTTCATCGACGAGATTGACGCGGTGGGGCGCCAGCGCGGCACGGGCCTTGGCGGCGGTCACGACGAGCGCGAGCAGACCTTGAACCAGCTGCTCGTGGAAATGGACGGCTTCGAGTCCAACGACTCCGTGGTGCTCATCGCGGCCACGAACCGCGCCGACGTGCTTGATCCGGCGCTTCTGCGCCCGGGCCGCTTCGACCGACAAATCGTCGTGGACACCCCCGACGTGAAGGGCCGCCAGCGCATCCTGGAGGTGCATTCCAAGGACAAGCCCATCGGGTCGGATGTGGATCTGGCGAAGATCGCGAAGATCACCCCGGGCTTCACCGGTGCCGATCTGGCGAACCTCATGAACGAGTCGGCCCTGCTCACGGCGCGGCGCGGCAAGAAGATCATCACCATGCGCGAGGTGAGCGAGTCGATGGAGCGCGTTATCGCCGGCCCGGAGCGCAAGGGCCGCGTGATGAACGAAAAGACCAAGCACACTATCGCCTACCACGAGAGCGGGCACGCGCTCGTGGGACATTTGCTCGACCATGCCGATCCGGTGCACAAGATCTCGATCATCTCGCGCGGCCGAGCGCTGGGCTACACCCTTTCCATTCCCGATGAGGACAAGGTCTTGAACTCGCTTTCCGAGATGAAAGACGAGCTGGCGGTGTTCATGGGAGGCCGCGTGGCCGAGGAGATCTTCTGCGACGATATCACCACCGGCGCCTCCAACGACCTTGAGCGCGCAAGCAAGATGGCCCGCGCCATCGTCACTCAGTACGGCATGAGTCCTCTGGGCACTCAGGTGTTCGGCCAGCCCAACCACGAGGTGTTCTTGGGTCGCGACTACGGCAACACCCAGGATTACTCCGAGGAGACGGCCCGCCGCATCGATGAAGAGGTGGCCAAAATCATGAAGGAGGCCCACGATAGGGCCCACGCGATTCTGTCCTCCCATGCCGATCAGATGGATCTCATGGCCAGCGTGCTGCTCGAGCGCGAGACCGTGGAAGGCGAGGCTTGCGAGGCGCTGCTCGACAACAAGTGGGACGAGTACTTGGCGCGCGAGGACGACATCATCGCCGCCAAGGAGGCGGAAGAGGCCGCGGCCCGCGCCAAGGACGCCGAGCTTTTGGCGGCCCAAGGCGAGGGCGATGGCGCGAGCGACGCGCCGGGCGCGCCGGGTGGCTCGGGTGCTGCGCCGGCCGATCCCGATGCCGGCGAGACGTTGGCCGACCCGAACTGGCGAAACGAGCCGGTAGAGCCGGGCGACCAGGATCCGAACGCCCCCTTCCGCACGCCTGCCGAGCACGCCGACCGCGCCGATGCACCCACCCAAGCCGAGGTGAACGCCGAGATCGACCGCGAGGACGACATGGATTCCTCCGCCGACGCCCCTGATCCGAACAAGAAGGATTGA
- a CDS encoding LysR family transcriptional regulator produces the protein MNTEWLQEYIVFARHLNFSSAAKTLNMAQPTLSKHMIALEKWVGVPLIERGGSPQLTYYGHRFLECAQSTLTTLNSGVKACRELRHSNRPVRVQWFDHGTYLSDRLPHVKGIPFELTNTSTEGLDDPYFAVLDNDSVDIVSSLDFSIMPDFSKAAQERGIKTAATVAAPAALAMSVEHPLSRIGKLQRADLTQAEFLIVDRAYYDLWRSYIAHVLGGDLNLHFTLKSVHGVTANMGSIDLGRGIVFYTAEELRRFYSGRDDVVIIEELDGAPLSMPLGILYREDNENPLVHQLARHLTNNS, from the coding sequence ATGAACACGGAATGGCTCCAGGAGTACATCGTATTCGCGCGACATCTGAACTTCAGTTCTGCGGCAAAGACACTCAATATGGCGCAACCGACACTTAGCAAGCATATGATTGCGCTGGAAAAATGGGTGGGGGTTCCTCTCATTGAGAGAGGCGGCAGCCCCCAGCTCACCTATTATGGACACCGCTTTCTTGAGTGCGCTCAATCAACTCTCACTACCTTAAATTCGGGAGTGAAGGCTTGCAGGGAACTCAGGCATTCCAATCGGCCCGTTCGAGTTCAATGGTTCGACCATGGCACTTATCTGTCTGACCGGTTGCCACACGTCAAGGGAATTCCATTTGAGCTCACAAACACTTCGACGGAAGGTCTCGACGATCCCTATTTCGCTGTCCTTGACAACGATTCGGTAGACATCGTCAGTTCACTAGACTTCTCGATCATGCCCGATTTCTCGAAAGCAGCCCAAGAACGTGGCATCAAAACGGCGGCAACGGTTGCGGCGCCGGCCGCATTGGCTATGAGCGTCGAGCATCCGTTGTCTCGCATCGGGAAACTCCAGCGCGCCGACCTCACCCAAGCGGAATTTCTCATTGTGGATCGCGCCTATTACGACCTCTGGCGCTCCTACATCGCCCACGTTCTCGGCGGCGACCTCAACCTTCACTTCACTTTGAAATCAGTGCACGGTGTCACTGCCAACATGGGTTCCATAGACCTGGGACGCGGCATCGTCTTCTACACCGCAGAGGAGCTTCGCCGCTTCTACAGTGGCAGGGATGACGTTGTCATCATTGAAGAACTTGACGGAGCACCGTTATCGATGCCCTTGGGGATCCTCTATCGAGAGGACAACGAGAACCCTCTTGTGCATCAGCTCGCACGGCATTTGACGAACAATAGCTGA
- a CDS encoding biotin--[acetyl-CoA-carboxylase] ligase, whose translation MKLTVLDEVASTNEVVKNALREGKAEGLIVRARRQSSGYGRQGREWDSPEGGLYMSILLRPDVAGSGLATLSLVVGLSVQRALGQVAAPQFEDGIQVKWPNDVIYMPADCERADEYRKLCGISLEACGGGVCVGIGINVFRPEVDRPVQGRNVPEYMAELMPAPDSEPGHFVSLAQAIAALPEREQAARREEAITDIQREVIARILVNYGRWRELGFMPTLGSYEGSSFLTGRAVRIEDAAGTATLEGTATGVDERGRLLVRTADETVPVASGEAHVMVMP comes from the coding sequence ATGAAGCTGACCGTGCTTGATGAGGTGGCCTCCACCAACGAGGTCGTGAAGAACGCGTTGCGCGAGGGCAAGGCCGAGGGTCTCATTGTTCGCGCCCGACGCCAGTCCAGCGGCTATGGCCGCCAGGGTCGCGAATGGGACAGCCCGGAGGGCGGCCTGTACATGTCCATCCTCTTGCGTCCCGATGTGGCCGGCAGCGGCTTGGCTACCTTGAGCCTGGTGGTGGGGCTTTCGGTCCAGCGCGCCTTAGGCCAGGTGGCGGCGCCGCAGTTCGAGGACGGCATCCAAGTGAAGTGGCCCAACGACGTGATTTATATGCCCGCCGACTGCGAGCGCGCCGACGAGTACCGCAAGCTCTGCGGCATCTCGCTGGAGGCCTGCGGGGGCGGTGTGTGCGTGGGCATCGGCATCAACGTGTTCCGTCCCGAGGTCGACCGCCCCGTGCAGGGCCGCAACGTCCCCGAGTACATGGCCGAGCTCATGCCGGCCCCCGACTCTGAGCCGGGGCACTTCGTGTCGCTGGCCCAAGCCATTGCGGCATTGCCGGAGCGCGAGCAGGCCGCCCGTCGCGAGGAGGCCATCACCGACATCCAGCGCGAGGTTATCGCCCGCATCCTCGTGAACTACGGTCGTTGGCGCGAGCTCGGCTTCATGCCGACTTTGGGCAGCTACGAAGGCTCCTCCTTCCTTACCGGTCGCGCGGTGCGCATCGAGGATGCCGCCGGCACCGCTACTTTGGAAGGCACGGCCACCGGTGTCGACGAGCGCGGTCGCCTCCTCGTCCGCACCGCCGACGAAACCGTCCCCGTCGCCTCCGGTGAGGCCCACGTCATGGTGATGCCGTAA
- a CDS encoding FAD-dependent oxidoreductase, with protein MSEELSRRSFIRGGAAAVAATAVGAAGVLSGCSSQDLSATGPAESQANENSKVPPAWDATVPETWDREVEMLVLGCGIAGACGAVEGYDLGLDVLVVDAAPTITECCCTQSGGALCGCGTRIQEDFGVTDDVEVMIQDVRNDGGDLGDPEVIRAFCELSGETVDWLEDLGCDVIQNVSLNEPSHTIARTYNTNPPGNGLGWMEGLQGAIEERGIEVLSDTRAQKLYRDADGVVVGAHVEAKSGETLDIRATKGVLLAVGGLGNNVDMWNKHCLTMKELSSEAKRIVGAAPADVQGDGYRMLEEINGYCYPSPPNYGPGGVAVSNDGPASGILLPFNWKDSLIEVNKDGKRFNDESSFHVFYDLKTPLKQPEMWHVCIFDETARLGQNGQTNAQPIIDEATANGMDSVKTADTIEELAEMFGLPADAVRASVDEFNSYIGKTGETDPYGRTAFEGQKIETPPFWGIEENAIIGTSKGGSKVNPQAQVLDRHGEVITHLYAAGEIAFFPTSGNAAIHIVGGCNGSGANFGRIAARGIAEETALA; from the coding sequence ATGAGCGAAGAGCTATCGAGACGATCGTTTATCCGCGGAGGAGCGGCGGCGGTCGCGGCAACGGCGGTCGGAGCCGCCGGAGTACTAAGCGGTTGCTCCAGCCAAGATCTGAGCGCCACCGGCCCCGCAGAGAGCCAGGCGAATGAGAACTCGAAGGTGCCCCCGGCTTGGGACGCCACGGTTCCGGAGACCTGGGATCGCGAAGTGGAAATGCTGGTTCTGGGGTGCGGCATTGCCGGTGCCTGCGGTGCCGTCGAGGGCTACGATTTGGGCCTTGATGTGCTGGTGGTTGACGCCGCTCCCACTATTACGGAATGCTGTTGCACGCAGAGCGGCGGCGCCTTGTGCGGTTGCGGAACGCGCATTCAGGAGGACTTTGGCGTGACCGACGATGTGGAGGTCATGATCCAGGACGTTCGCAACGACGGCGGCGACTTGGGCGACCCGGAGGTCATTCGCGCCTTCTGCGAGCTGTCCGGCGAGACAGTGGACTGGCTGGAAGATTTGGGTTGCGACGTCATTCAGAACGTGTCCTTGAACGAGCCCTCCCACACTATCGCCCGCACGTATAACACCAATCCTCCCGGCAATGGGCTCGGCTGGATGGAGGGCCTGCAGGGAGCCATCGAGGAGCGCGGTATAGAAGTTTTGTCCGATACGCGGGCGCAGAAGCTCTATCGCGACGCCGATGGCGTTGTCGTGGGCGCCCATGTCGAGGCCAAGAGCGGCGAGACCCTTGATATTCGCGCAACGAAGGGTGTTTTGCTGGCCGTCGGCGGCTTGGGAAACAATGTGGATATGTGGAACAAGCACTGCCTGACCATGAAGGAGCTCTCTTCTGAGGCGAAGCGCATCGTGGGCGCGGCTCCGGCCGATGTGCAGGGCGATGGTTACCGAATGCTCGAGGAAATCAACGGCTACTGCTATCCCTCTCCTCCCAATTACGGACCTGGCGGTGTCGCGGTGAGCAACGACGGACCCGCAAGCGGCATCCTTCTTCCCTTCAACTGGAAGGACAGCCTCATCGAGGTGAACAAGGACGGCAAGCGCTTCAACGACGAAAGCAGCTTCCACGTGTTCTATGACCTGAAAACGCCGCTGAAGCAGCCCGAGATGTGGCACGTATGCATCTTCGATGAGACGGCGCGCCTGGGCCAGAATGGTCAAACGAATGCTCAGCCCATTATCGATGAGGCGACGGCCAACGGCATGGACTCGGTGAAGACCGCCGACACCATCGAGGAACTGGCCGAAATGTTTGGACTGCCCGCTGATGCGGTGCGCGCGAGCGTCGATGAGTTCAACAGCTACATCGGCAAGACGGGGGAGACCGACCCCTATGGGCGCACGGCTTTCGAGGGGCAGAAAATCGAGACGCCGCCGTTCTGGGGCATCGAGGAAAACGCCATCATCGGCACCTCTAAGGGTGGGTCGAAGGTGAATCCGCAGGCGCAGGTGCTTGATCGCCACGGCGAGGTTATTACTCATCTGTACGCGGCGGGCGAGATCGCGTTTTTCCCCACCTCCGGTAATGCGGCGATCCATATCGTCGGCGGCTGCAACGGCTCTGGTGCGAACTTCGGCCGCATCGCCGCTCGCGGCATCGCTGAGGAGACGGCGCTGGCCTAG
- a CDS encoding Maf family protein: MNDDQLNDEVAAKVAADELCQAVNEERETASQPAAFEVVLASGSPRRRELLDAVGVKFIVHTPATPVDESLEPDLAANPEEAAKKLAERKAGAVVQEVLAQNYTGMLIVIGADTMVVLDGKIFGKPRSLSDAKHMLRQLSGRTHEVITAVSVWMIAAPAAEDISLGFRTFADTSRVTFRDLTDEEIADYLARGESFDKAGAYAIQGEGAKLVDHYDGSLDTIIGLPAERLIKEFPDLVNAEAAEC, encoded by the coding sequence ATGAACGACGATCAGCTAAACGACGAAGTCGCCGCGAAGGTGGCTGCCGACGAGCTGTGCCAGGCCGTGAACGAAGAAAGGGAAACCGCATCCCAGCCGGCCGCCTTCGAGGTGGTCCTCGCGTCGGGCAGCCCGCGCCGTCGCGAGCTTTTAGACGCGGTCGGCGTGAAGTTCATCGTCCACACCCCGGCCACGCCCGTGGACGAGTCCCTCGAGCCCGATTTGGCCGCCAACCCCGAGGAGGCCGCCAAGAAGCTCGCCGAGCGCAAGGCCGGAGCTGTGGTGCAGGAGGTGCTCGCCCAGAACTACACGGGCATGCTCATCGTCATCGGCGCCGATACCATGGTGGTGCTCGACGGGAAGATCTTCGGCAAGCCCCGCAGCCTGTCGGATGCCAAGCACATGCTGCGCCAGCTCTCGGGCCGCACCCACGAGGTCATCACGGCCGTGTCGGTCTGGATGATCGCGGCGCCGGCCGCCGAGGACATCTCGCTGGGCTTCCGCACCTTCGCCGACACGAGCCGCGTCACGTTCCGCGATCTGACCGATGAGGAGATCGCCGACTATCTGGCTCGCGGCGAGTCCTTCGACAAGGCCGGCGCCTACGCCATCCAGGGAGAAGGGGCGAAGCTCGTCGACCACTACGACGGCTCCCTCGACACCATCATCGGCCTGCCTGCGGAACGTCTCATCAAGGAATTCCCCGACCTCGTGAACGCCGAGGCCGCAGAATGTTAA
- the hpt gene encoding hypoxanthine phosphoribosyltransferase: protein MHNDISEILFSEQDLAIRVRELGEAITRDYADVAGDAGIVVVSILRGGAVFTCDLIRAIDLPLEVDFMAVSSYGNGAKSSGVVRILKDLSTDIRGRHVIVAEDIIDSGLTLKYLLKNLQSREPASLTVAALMRKDTPAQADIPCRYIGFECPDEFIVGYGLDFAEHYRNLPYIGVLKPEIYQ, encoded by the coding sequence GTGCATAACGACATCTCAGAGATACTTTTCTCCGAGCAGGACCTGGCGATACGCGTGCGCGAGCTGGGCGAGGCCATCACCCGCGACTATGCCGACGTTGCCGGGGATGCGGGCATTGTGGTCGTGTCCATCCTGCGCGGCGGGGCGGTGTTCACCTGCGACCTCATCCGCGCCATCGATCTGCCGCTGGAAGTGGATTTCATGGCCGTGTCCTCCTACGGCAACGGCGCGAAGAGCTCCGGCGTGGTGCGCATCTTGAAGGACCTCAGCACCGATATCCGGGGACGCCACGTCATCGTCGCCGAGGACATCATCGATTCAGGGCTCACGCTGAAGTACCTCTTGAAGAACCTGCAGTCCCGCGAGCCGGCGTCGCTTACGGTGGCGGCGCTCATGCGCAAGGACACGCCGGCCCAGGCCGACATCCCGTGCCGCTATATCGGCTTCGAGTGCCCCGACGAGTTCATCGTCGGTTACGGCCTCGACTTTGCCGAGCATTACCGCAACCTCCCCTACATCGGCGTTCTGAAGCCCGAGATCTACCAGTAA